The window AGCAGCATCCTGCCGTGTAAGTGGTTAAAGACGGagcttcctctgctgctggacCAGATCCGGACGTCAGTGGCGACCTTTCCCCTTCAGCCCGTGTGTGACCAGAATGCAGCAGAGCACACAGTCAGTATGCTCCTCTCCGTCCCTCATAGGCTTTATGTTCCTCTGTTAGCCATTGACCTCCATCTACCACAGAGCAGGTCGTGTGAAGCATCTGCACAGGAGGCCGGGAAAGAAGCGCAAAGTGCGAATGGCGTCCAGCTGTCCAGAGCGGAGGCCAAGCAGGCCTGGCTGAGAGCGGGGGGCGACAAGGAGCGAGCTGCCAGGCAGGCCCTGAGAGACCGACTCACCAAGGTCTCTGACGTCCAACACAACATTCCCTGCGTCTCCCTTTTGCTCCGGAGAGGGTGcgatgtgttttctttcattcctcCTCAGGTGCAGGAGCTATGTGCGCTGGGCTTCAGCAACGCGGCTCGCTGCCATGAGGGGTTGAGGCAGAGCGGCGGCGAGGTGAGGGGCGCCCTGGCCCTGCTGCAGCGACCACTCCTGGAGCCCTTCCACAAGCACATCTGGAGTGACAAGCCCGAGCCTCCCGTGGACATCCATCACCCTGACAAGCAGGTGAGGCCATGCAGGCATGCTCATCAGGCCCGGGTCCAGTCACTGTGCTTAGTCCACATATTCCACACTCCTCAGTGCAACGAAGACCAACACCTCTGTGAAATGTCAACTGCAGGCTGCGTAGGgaaatgacaggagaggaagcacaggtttttaaaaatgtggcCTGCAGAGATGCGTCTTCCCTCCAGCGGtcagttgtgtgtatgtgtgtgtcctgtgtgtgtgtatgcttgtGTCAAAGTTGGCAACTTCTGTTCAACATGAGTAAGCTTTAAATAAACCTGCATCCTGTGCAGCAGCAGACAAATTGGCCATCAGTTTAAACCTTTTTCGGTGGCTGTACCACAAGGAGGGAAATTGTCCTTTTTAATGCCACGAGGTGTCACGTGTTTGCAGCAAAGTACAACACGCGGCTTCTTAGCAGCTTGGCTAAACCAGGCAGCGTTCTAAGAGTGGTACCACCAGCGCCAAGTACAACAGTCATTCCATGGATAAAAAATCAGGACGAGTGTTCCTGACTGAAAAGGAATATTTGAGCATTGTTGGTTTCTAGAATAATTCAAGTCAAAGCGACGCAGAGGAAACCCGCCATGCCGACGGAGCTTGACGCTCAcctgaaaatgtattattcattcCTCTGGGTCTTAAACACCAATATTGCGCTGTGTTTGCTGCACGGGAGAAACGTTTGATTAAAGGTCTTCTGCGCGGGGTCATGGGGTCATGGGGTCATGGCTGCGATGGCCGTCCTGGCGTTATCCTCCTCTGTAACTCCGTCCGTCTCTTCCAGCGCATATGTCGGAGGCTGCTCGCGGTGTACGACCTCCCCAGCTGGGGTCGCTGTGAGCTGGCACTGTCGCTGCTCCTTGAGCACAGCGCCCCCTACTCCCTGGAGGACGTGGTGCAGGCAGTGCGGGAGTCCCACGATAGAGAGTTCATCAAGCGGGTGCTGGCTAAAGAGTGTCCCATCTGCCTCTCCGTCTTCCCCCACAGCAAGGTACCCAGGGGGCACCTTGATACGTGCTCTGctcacacccccctccccccacaaacACTTTCCCTCTCTCCTGTCTATTTCAGATGCAGTCTCTGACGTCCTGTCAGTGCTCCGTGTGCTGTGGGTGCTTCCAGCAACACTTCACCATCGCCGTCAGGGACAAACATATCAGAGACATGGTGTGTCCCGTCTGCTGGGAGCCGGACATCAACGACCCCGAACACCTCAACAGCTACTTCTCCACCCTGGACATCCAGGTAGGGAGGGCGTGTGAGGGAGGACAAGATGAGGACGGCTGGTGCTTCTTGCACCAGGAAGAGGCCAGACAACGTTCTGTGTCTCCTTGTGAGAGCGGTGTTCAACGATTAGGGACAAAAAACATCATACAGCTGTGCTTTACGTatctgcacaaaaacaaaccatttcGTTCTAAGGCCCCTTGTCTAAAGTTGTGAGGGACGCCAGTCGGGACTCGTAGCGCTGTGTCTGCAAATACATTTCTGATTTCTCTCTATTGCTCTGCCTTTATTTTTGATGAAAAGGTAACATCCATATTTTGCCAGTAATTTACCAGGGAGAATATGAATCATATAAATAATTGCACTTGAAAACCCTTATGGGCCCTTTTGTTCTGAAATGTTATTAACAGTCTTTAATGAATCAGACATTGAGATTTCATTGGAGGGTTTTAGTCCTTTGCACAGTACGACAAACTATATTATTTCTACATGTAGATAAGGAAGAAATGCTCCAAGCTCACAATAGAAGCAGGAGATATCTTCACTGGTATTCACACATATATAACTACTTTACCCTCATGTTACGCTTGTAAAGACATGAGTATGTAACCACATGTCACTGTCACATTCTACATAATGAACATTTATTTGAGCCTAAAATTATGTTTCCTACCAAACCCATAACTTCTTTTACATAAACCTGGTGCTAGTTATGTTTACGTCGTAACCACGTCACCGCCTACGTTACAAACTCACTTATTTCAACCTCAAACCATAATGTTCCTATTCCTAACCAATTAGGTTAAAACATATCAAGCCGTGGGTCTAAAGCTTTTTCTGACTCGACCCCAAATTGGACATTGGACAATTGTTTTTGAATTAACATTTTTGTGACTCCTCCATCGATGCTTTTTCAAATAATGATCTAGGAATCACTTTCCAGAAAACCAGAATGCTCCATCAGCCAAAAACAACATCATGTACAACATCTTGTTTCAGCAATGCAATTCCatctgtgcaaaaaaaaaaaagtggctgTAACCGACTTTGCAGACCTGAATCCGTCTCAGTTCAGGCTCAATGTGGAGCTTGGAcctgtattttgttttgagagAGACACTTCAGCACTTCAGGCACCTGTAATACCACTGCAACCCGTTAGAGGGTcgcgccccacagtttgagaaaccCTGAGATAACGCAACAAACAACCATAGTATCAGTAATACTATTTAAAGTATAACGACGTGTTTCCTGGATCCGGGTTCAGCTGTGACGACGTGTCGGACACACGAACGTCCGTTTGACGTTTCATGTCTGCTGTTCTTTGAGTCTCAGCACGTCTACTACAAGTACAGCTCTATGCCGACTGGGTGCGTACTACCTCTCTGGGATTGTTTCCTACGTGGTGTTTTGGTATTGTGTTCATCAGCTGCGCGAGTGTCTGGAGCCGGAGGTCTACGAGCTGTTCCATAAGAAGCTGACGGAGCAGGCCCTCATCAAGGACCCGAAGTTCCTCTGGTGCTGCCATGTGAGCACACGACCAGTCGCTCTCAGCTGTGTCAACAGCAAATGTCCTTTTTAAGACTCTCCATCCCTGTGGAGGTGGATGACCAGCACATGCAGATTTAAAatctattattatattatttcaatATCATTGTCAAAGTTGATGCCTCTGGCGTCAAAATGTTATTTCTAACATGTTATTTGTGCAATCCGTTTGGTTAAGTCTCATGAAAATTCACTTTTATTGTAAGAATAACTATTAATCCAATACATCGTCTTTAtcattttaaatcacaataaATACTGTATAAAGATCAGTTTTCCAGGCCTcatctttttacttttattgactaaatgaatgttttatattttctcaAAGCATGTGTCTCTTGACAGTGTTCATATGGGTTCATCTACGATGGAGACCAGCTGAAAGTCACCTGTTTCCAGTGTCGTAACAGTTTCTGCGCTCAGTGTAAGAAGCCTGTAAGTACGAGTccctctgtgttgtgttgatTTAAACATCACTATGGACAACAATGGAAAGGTCCTCGTTGGGCTGCTGTGAACGCCCGTCTCCGTTTGCTCCTGCAGTGGGAGTCCCAGCATGCCGGTCTGTCCTGTGAACAGTACCAGTCGTGGAAGAGAGAGAATGACCCTGAGTACCAGAGGCAGGGCCTGGCTGGGTACCTCAGAGACAACGGCATCAGTAAGCGCGACCGCACCTTTCAGTTAGGAGACTAAATCTTTTCATCCCATAAGCCAAACCTTTTATGTCGTCATCACCATGGCGATGTTTTCAATACCACAGCGAGCTTTCCCTCTCAATCCGTTCCTTTATTGGTGGAAATGGTCTTCTGTAGATCGTAACGATGATTCAGTGAATAAATAAGTGCTTATTTGTACCTTGTACCCTTCCCCTCTCGTCCCTGCAGCGTGTCCTAACTGTCGCTTTCAGTACGCGCTGTCCAAAGGAGGCTGCATGCATTTCTGCTGCTCGCAGTGTCGGTACCAGTTCTGCAGCGGCTGCAACAACCCGTTCCACACTGTGAGTCTGATACGCACTGTGGTCCTGGACCGGGCTTCTGCTTCAACATGGTGGAGAAAGAACTGTTGTTCAGACATACGGGGGTCCACACTGCACGGATTATTACGACCCAGTAAATAGGTTCTTAAAGGCAAGATTCAAACATGTTTTGATACTTTAGTTGGAATCTTATTACCTCATACCCGTCTTTAAACCTGCAACATTTGGATGCAGATCGGCAAAGCTACTTTTATTGGAAAGTACCAGGAATTAGAAAACACGAGGCAGGATTTCTTTGGTTGGAGGATTGTCTCTATTTTTATTCCAGCGTAATCCTGGAGCTGGTAATATTTAGCAACAGGTGGGGATCATTTCCTTAAATTTTCATCTGTGAAATACAGTAAGGGAAATAAATATTGTGTATTGGCAAGTTCTATAACTTGACATATGAATTATCTTTGCGATCCACCTGAGGGAGACGGTGCAAATATTTCATCACCAACATGAAATAGGCATTAATTAGTAATAATGTTTTCCAATTCTTCttaaagtaaagacaaaaataaagtcGCCTGTTGTATGTTGTCGGAGTTTAGTCTTTAATTACTTTGTATAATCATGAATGACTGTCACCTGACCTTTTAAAAGCTTTGAATGGAGAAATATATGTCATTATTCTTATGATTATTAGATTTAAAGTCGGTTTAAACACCCTCAGCCTCCCTGAGCGAGTGACAGGCGTCTCCTCCCCTGTCGTCCTATCAGACGTGTGCTGTGGACGAATGCAGCGTGTCTGGGTTACACGCCCATCATCCCAGGGACTGCCTGTTCTACCTGAGGGACTGGGAACCGGCCAGACTGCAGGCTTTactggaggtacacacacacacacacatgagtcaTACTTGCTGTCTTCTGATATTTGTACTCATcaaacaggaaaacaaacaaatctattgtgatatttattcatattgtgGATTATTGCCACCAGCGAGGAGGAAGCTTTCAGGCGATCTTCCTCCTTGCAGCTGCCAACTTCTTTAGGAGTTTGTAGTGAtatgaaaataagtatttgatcTGCAGCTCCTCACGTCTTTTTACAGGTTATTCAGCTTTATGTGTCGTCCAATCTCTTTGGTGAAATACAGGGCTTTCTATGCTGCCTATTGTTTTTATCTCTTGGTAATCTCGCTGTACAGCAGCAGGCTGGTCATCTTGCGCTGCAATGGTAATGGTTTGAAATGGTATGAATAATGCATGGGCAGGGTGTGTTAATTAACTTCAATTAACTTAGATATCATATGTTTCAGCCACTTGATTTTGTCCAACACAGTTCCCTGTGTTAAGGGTACGACTGTGAGTCACCCATGCTCTCTTTTTCTTTGACTGCCAGAACAACGGAGTGGCCTTCAACACCGAACCGCCACCTGGAACACAGACAGGTATGTCAGGAGCCCACAGAGCCGGCACGTATCTGTGATAGCTGGAACCAAAAA is drawn from Gasterosteus aculeatus chromosome 3, fGasAcu3.hap1.1, whole genome shotgun sequence and contains these coding sequences:
- the rnf31 gene encoding E3 ubiquitin-protein ligase RNF31 isoform X2; its protein translation is MSLRIELEMLIKEAHPHPDFYERILPTLRHKDVGLNTDAVICHFSSSSSHSGGQTKSLALPLHRHSSRERSGGKSLSSNHQSLKSTPISSSKHPENCTICGIFRISAHCLTCLQGLCSECDRLYHSYPERADHRRTAVSSSSLSSTSSQNSPSSSTWHCLHCTKVNSIHDVLCEECEQPRLEPIGSKAEESQPATITEWQCKSCTMVNAASSILCKVCERPRLATRPPVTPSHPPITPPRPPAPVLGMPGDPDSQWVCQFCTYLNYSPATVCEMCDLARPEPAPLPAKLRPPSPVRRVPALPIKPKQPPTEDLDSCRQRRMKEEGLKLIQLIRDGEKKGVSPEEVYTSRRAAGDSSILPCKWLKTELPLLLDQIRTSVATFPLQPVCDQNAAEHTSRSCEASAQEAGKEAQSANGVQLSRAEAKQAWLRAGGDKERAARQALRDRLTKVQELCALGFSNAARCHEGLRQSGGEVRGALALLQRPLLEPFHKHIWSDKPEPPVDIHHPDKQRICRRLLAVYDLPSWGRCELALSLLLEHSAPYSLEDVVQAVRESHDREFIKRVLAKECPICLSVFPHSKMQSLTSCQCSVCCGCFQQHFTIAVRDKHIRDMVCPVCWEPDINDPEHLNSYFSTLDIQLRECLEPEVYELFHKKLTEQALIKDPKFLWCCHCSYGFIYDGDQLKVTCFQCRNSFCAQCKKPWESQHAGLSCEQYQSWKRENDPEYQRQGLAGYLRDNGITCPNCRFQYALSKGGCMHFCCSQCRYQFCSGCNNPFHTTCAVDECSVSGLHAHHPRDCLFYLRDWEPARLQALLENNGVAFNTEPPPGTQTGLCGVIEQKDEGGQQPDSACGAQTQPGHAGLCEKHYREYLVSLINSHSIDPALIYSSNELLLACKRYKVDDSRRDGEDGFTFFSRLLKKLMDEVPLGDKVPRKK